The following proteins are encoded in a genomic region of Vicia villosa cultivar HV-30 ecotype Madison, WI unplaced genomic scaffold, Vvil1.0 ctg.000469F_1_1, whole genome shotgun sequence:
- the LOC131628626 gene encoding AUGMIN subunit 2-like — protein MSMANESSWVGRKAVKRIGGMSDALSIAADLGFPVSSPSLSSSSSSSPHEPPQSSSPTTAEKGEDLIRVLRELTSVQKKIADLQVELQGRKDDKNVAHLTHVSEMKKKIETLSRITTILKDVIHNKDRIIARLQQPYSLDCIPVEAEFQKDFSELLMKAASDYGALTASVADFQWSQNFKEPPSVWGEMLRPIPVALASCTRYFEAMSAKRESFSALQKMRVGQFDSTVLRTPARDPSQRLPGVSDSLTSLPSE, from the exons ATGTCAATGGCAAACGAATCCAGTTGGGTAGGAAGAAAAGCCGTGAAGCGAATCGGTGGAATGTCCGACGCTCTATCAATTGCCGCCGATCTCGGCTTCCCCGTCTCATCACCATcactttcatcttcatcttcatcttcccccCATGAACCGCCTCAGAGTTCCTCCCCAACAACCGCCGAAAAGGGTGAAGacttaattagggttttgagagaATTAACTTCCGTTCAAAAGAAAATTGCTGATCTGCAAGTTGAACTTCAAGGACGAAAG GATGATAAAAATGTTGCACATTTGACACATGTGagtgaaatgaagaagaagattgaaaCCTTGTCGAGGATTACTACTATTCTTAAAGATGTTATTCATAACAAG GATCGGATAATTGCTCGTCTGCAACAACCGTATTCCCTGGATTGCATTCCTGTTGAAGCAGAATTTCAG AAAGATTTCTCTGAACTACTGATGAAAGCAGCTAGTGATTATGGTGCCTTGACAGCCTCGGTGGCAGATTTTCAATGGAGTCAGAATTTTAAGGAACCTCCTTCAGTTTGGGGG GAGATGCTACGACCTATTCCTGTAGCGTTGGCATCTTGCACTCGATACTTCGAAGCCATGTCAGCCAAAAGAGAGTCATTTTCAGCACTTCAAAAAATGAGAGTGGGACAGTTTGATTCCACTGTGCTTAGAACACCGGCCAGAGATCCTTCCCAAAGACTGCCAGGAGTATCTGATTCTCTGACTTCACTTCCATCAGAATAA
- the LOC131628616 gene encoding mitochondrial import receptor subunit TOM6 homolog, with protein sequence MFPGFMRKPDKTAALKELKTHVAMFGTWVVVVRLTPYILHFLNRESDELKLEL encoded by the coding sequence ATGTTTCCCGGATTCATGCGAAAGCCGGACAAGACTGCGGCATTGAAGGAGCTCAAAACTCACGTCGCCATGTTCGGAACATGGGTCGTCGTTGTTCGTCTCACCCCTTACATTCTTCACTTTCTCAATCGCGAAAGCGACGAACTCAAGCTCGAGCTTTAG